Proteins found in one Pseudomonadota bacterium genomic segment:
- a CDS encoding glycosyltransferase family 2 protein: MLTVIIVNYNAGNLLADCLETVLLSPVVEQVIVVDNASTDDSLIKARQQFSSDQRLLLLENRRNLGFSRANNIALEQVLSESRYLLFLNPDCQLSEGVAERLLVFMENNQDVGMATCLVTNPDGSEQRGCRRLIPTPGNTLGDLFSRWRPSSKFSFNLSESPLPIEPVEVEAISGSFMFARRAVIEEIGSFDEGYFLHCEDLDLCKRISLSGWKIFFIPDVKIIHYQGSCSQTMPLRISWYKHCGMGRFYHKFHRRRYGLPLYLLVTTAIWIHFALGVPKYLLTGRFQAESQRANDRGSL; encoded by the coding sequence TTGCTGACCGTTATTATCGTAAATTATAATGCCGGAAATCTACTGGCAGACTGTCTGGAGACGGTTTTATTATCTCCTGTTGTGGAACAAGTTATCGTGGTTGACAACGCTTCCACTGATGATAGCCTGATTAAAGCGCGTCAGCAATTTTCTTCCGATCAGCGGTTGTTGCTGCTTGAAAACCGGCGGAACTTAGGTTTTTCCCGGGCCAACAATATAGCCCTTGAACAGGTGCTGTCCGAGAGTCGTTACCTCCTTTTTCTGAATCCCGACTGTCAGCTTAGCGAAGGGGTGGCAGAGCGCCTGCTGGTTTTTATGGAAAATAACCAGGATGTTGGTATGGCTACCTGTCTGGTTACCAATCCCGATGGCAGTGAGCAGCGAGGCTGCCGCCGTCTGATTCCGACACCCGGCAATACTTTAGGTGACTTGTTTTCCAGGTGGCGACCTTCTTCGAAGTTTAGTTTTAATCTGTCGGAAAGCCCTTTGCCGATTGAACCGGTGGAAGTGGAAGCAATCTCCGGTTCATTTATGTTTGCCCGGCGGGCGGTCATTGAGGAAATTGGAAGTTTTGACGAGGGTTATTTTCTCCACTGTGAAGATCTTGATTTATGTAAAAGAATCAGCTTGTCAGGATGGAAAATATTTTTTATTCCTGATGTTAAAATCATTCATTATCAGGGAAGCTGCAGCCAGACCATGCCGCTGCGGATATCCTGGTATAAACATTGTGGCATGGGACGATTTTACCACAAATTTCACCGGCGGCGCTACGGTTTGCCTCTTTATCTGTTGGTAACCACAGCCATCTGGATCCATTTTGCCTTGGGAGTTCCAAAATATCTGTTGACAGGTCGTTTTCAAGCGGAGTCACAGAGGGCAAATGACAGGGGTTCTCTGTGA